The genomic DNA GGTTTGGTATGGGATATGCTGACATTTACTTATTCTAGATCCGAGATGGTTCATGATGCTCTTTTTGTGCTCTCCAACATGAAAAAATTGAAAATTCGAGCTTCGATACTGACCTACAACAGCTTGCTGTATAACCTTCGACACTTTGATATCATGTGGGGTATATATAATGAGATCACTGATGGTAAGGTTCATCCCAGTGAACAGACTGATTCAATAATTACAGATGGTTTGTGGAGACAGTCTTTATTTCAAGAAGCAGTGGAATTTCTAAGAGAGACTGACCGTAAAGACACCAGGACTAATGTTGTTTCGTTTAACATTCTCATGTCCGGGTTTAGTAAATTGGGATATGTAGATATTTCAAAATGTTTTTTCTGTTTAATGTTCAAGTGTGGACTACTTCCTGATGCTTATAGTTACAATATTCTCATTCATGGATTATGTGTTGCTGGTTCTATTGAAGAGGCTTTAGAGTTTGCAAATGACATGGAGAACCACGGAGTAGAATCTGATTTAGTAACTCATAACATTATTGTCAAAGGGTTTCGTCTTCTTGGCATGATGGGCGGGGCAGGGAAGATTTTGCAGCGAATGCTACAGAAAGGTTTAAATCCAGACATCGTAACATACAATATTTTGGTATGTGGGCATTGTGAGGTGGGTAATGTTGATGAAGGTCTTAAGCTGCATGAGGAGATGTTATCTCAGGGAATGCGGTTAAGTAATGTTTCATACAGTTTCTTGCTCCGCAGTTTATGTAAGAGTGGTCGGGTTGCTGAGGGACTTGGATTGTTTTACAGGTTAGATAATGTTTTTCTGAAACCCGATCATATGATCTATTCAATCCTTGTTCATGGTCTGTGCAAGCAAGGTGAAGTTGAAAGGGCTATTCAGTTGTACCAGCAGATGTGCATGAAACGAGTTTCTCCAAAAGCCTTCGCACAGAGATCTATTCTCTGGACCCTGTGTGAGAAAGGGAGTATAACAGAGGCAAGAAATTTTTTTGATAGGATAATAAACTGTGAGTTCGTGGATGATATAATTCTATATAATATGATGATCCACAGGTATGCAAAAGTAGGTGCCATTCAAGAAACTACACAGTTGTACATGAAATTACTTGAGAAACAGATTGCTCCAAGTTTAGTAACTTTCAATTCAATTATTTATGGGTTCTGCAAAGCTGGAATTGTAGCTGATGCTAGAAGGTGGTTGGGTATCATCAAAGTGCGTGGATTGATACCTAATGCAATAACCTATACCACCTTAATGAATGCTTTCTGTGAAGAGGGAAATACACAGGCGATGTTTGAATTGCTAGGTGATATGGAGGCTAGAGATGTCTTACCAACTCATGTTACATACACGGTAATTATGAAGGGACTGTGTAAACAGAAAAAGTTGCAGTTTTCTGTGAGATTGCTCAAACAAATGTTTTCTAAGGGTCTTCCGCCTGATGAGATTGCATACAATACTGTCATTCAATCTTTCTGTGAAGCGCAGCTCTTAAAAATCTCCATATTATTACACAACCAGATGTTTCTGCATAATCTTAAACCTAGTTATGTCACTTACAACATTCTCATAGATGGCATATGTAGATATGGAAACTTAAGGAACGCAGATGAACTTCTCTCTTCTCTTCAGGACCAAGATTTTCAGTTGTCAAAAGTAGCTTATACCACATTAATTAAAGCTCATTGCGCAAAGGGTGATGTACACAAGGCGGTCATACTTTTTAGTAAAATGATGGATATGGGATTTGAAATCTCAATTAGAGATTATAGTGCTGTCATTAACAGATTGTGCAAAAATTGTCTGACTAAAGATGCAAAACTTTTTATTCGGGCAATGATATATAATGGTGTCTCGCTTGATCATCAAGTCTGTTCAGTGGTACTTCGTTCATTTGATCATGTTGGTGACACTAATTCTATTTGTGAATTACTACCTTACATGATGAAATGTGGCTTACTTCCTGTTTAAGACTGAACATCTTATGGTCCTGACTGTTTGGGAAGTTGGTCCATCAACGTGGTTCAAAAGGTATTGTTAGATTTTGAGATCTGCCTAAATTAAGCCAAAACGGAGGAATTAGTCCGCGTGTCTGataagtaaatatatatttcCAAAGTTAATAAATTACCAAACTTTTCTTAAATGATCAATTATCCAAGAGAACTTTTTTTAGCACCATCTTGTTACAGTTCCCTTAATTGAAATTCTTCCTTTTCCTGATCCATTGTTATTTCTTTATTATCATAAGATTCCTGAAGAGAATACTTGAGGAGAGGAAGTTTGCTATTGGCACTGGCAACTTTCAGCAGGGTGATATAAATGGGACAGTCAATCTTGTCAATGCAATGAAAGCCAAGGGGATAGAGCCAGACACCTGCACCATGTCAGCTCTAAAACTTGGCCTTTCTAAGGTCCTGAAGTAATGTATAGTTGCGAAGTCAAGGGCTTCTCGATTCTTACTTACAGGTGCAACGAATAATTCTTGCTTTATTGTTGTTCCACTATATGGTTGTATGATATAGAATTTATTATACCTATAGGTTGTCCTCATTTTATTACTTTGGAAATGTGTACTGTTTTTAATTAGCCTGCTTTTCATGTCTGTCAGGTGCTAACCGGGGTAGTGATGGTGGTGCTGCTGATATCTGGTCGTGTGTAGTCATGCCATACGTTTTAATGGCAGGATATCACCCTTTCAATGTGATAGACCTTCTAACTTTGATTAAGAAGGTTAGCTAATTTATTCTGACATTGGATTATCACGCGAACAAGTGCATTCTCTTATCATTATCACTAAATTAAAACCTCTGAAACGCCGTTACCATACCTGAAAAACAGTGTGTCAAGTGTTTTTTTATTGAAAGCAACACAGCTCTCAGGTTTAAGGACTGGGGTAAGTCTTGGTTGCTAATAGAATTTTTTACCAACATATCTAGCATCTTCACCTAAAGAATTTTGAATATTTAAGTCAATATCCAGGACTCTGTGCTCTTTTTTGTATTTGAGTCCAGTCATGTTGTGTCTGGAAACCTACTAACTGCCGCGCTATATAAACATGTTAAGTCTGCATTCTTTCAAGTTTCTTTCAAAACTCCCCTGGTTCAAAATCACTGATAAACAAAATACTTGATCCTAAACCTGAAACTGTGAGTGACAAATATTATgctctttctttttctctcttcaATTAAGAAACTGTGTGTATACATATCCATAATTAAATTTGATTCTTGTAACCATTGTTTAGATTTTAAAAATGCATCTAGTTTGATTTCTTCTGTGCTGGGCCTTAAATTTTTCTTGTACACTTCAATTGATCGCATAATATGAAATAATGAAACGTAAGGCAAATAAAAGGCTAAGAGTTTGTtgttttaatatttatatatataaaaaaattgcTTGAATTCTTGGGTCAATATGCAGCTCCAATATGCTTTTTTATTGGGGGGTGTGGTACTTTTAGTCACTAAAGTATTGGCTCTTTAAGTAACTTAGCACCAAACAACAAGCATAATTAATATAACCACCAGTGTGGATTGTTTTGGTGACGTGTAATGGTGACCTGGTATATATATGTAACTCGGTTATGATATGATGAGTAACGGGTATATATTttggattattattatttttgggagtataaatctattatatatataatagagcaagtGGGGGGTTGAGTGAGACAATTTAATCATGGTAAAATGACTATTATACCCTTCAAACACTATAATTACACTTAACTCCTATCTTATTTATGAAACTTCTATCTTATTTATTTCATATATAATGCTCATTAATAGTAAAACTTTAAAATGATAATACATATATATGAACATACACCTACACGTATGTCATTTTAAGTTATATGTATCATtaaaaaagtaataaaatataattaaaaatttaagattttgatataattataaatataccaTAATTTTATTATATCAAATTTTAAATAACATGACACAATTTCATAACAAATTAATTGTGAGTTAAGTGACTGACGAAAAAAAATCATCATTACCTAATTTAAAATACactttcaaaattattttgagtaatatttttttaaaatatttaatatgtAATATGATTATTCATGACAATTATGAATTATCAAATATTGCTAAGAAAATACACAATATAATTGTCAGATTTTATTTTACGGGAAAAACCTACCAAAACAATACAACGAACATATCATGTACTATGTAGTAACAATTTGACAATAATATAATCGCATTTCACATTGCACGTATCTTGAACGAAATTCATATCAACACAGCACAAAGAACTAATACGACACAAATAACATGTTATGTAGCATTAAAAATTTTCCGGCAAGTCGACAATAATATAGTCACGCTGGGAATTTTCTATGAATATAACACAAAAATAAGTTTATAATGTCGCAACATCTATCACTAACTTGAATTTCAAATACCTGAAATAAAAAtcgaaattaataaaaaaattatataatatttaagagtatgcccgtgcctcgcacgggctATAGAGCTAGTTAGTGTTAATATATCAATAATCTGTAGGTGTGCATATAtccataatattttatatttttcaaatttcttgCTCAAAGTATTACTGATGATTTTTGTAATTACATGCAGAAATTGTTCAATCAAGGTGCAAGAGTGAGTGCAAGTGTTTGAATGTCTTCTGCAACCTCTTCTTTGATGTGGAGTATAAAGAAATTTAACTAACCTATATCTGGCAGAACTCTTTTCTAGCAGTCTTAAGTGATCACAGCTTCTTTCATCATTCATGACATTTCAGAACATCAAAATTAGATCCATAATTCTTTAGGAAGCTCATAATCCTTGCACGGATATATGGTGAATAGAGGCCTATGGATGATATATCCTTCTGGCATCTCTCCGATTTTCTGCCTCAAATGCATGAGGTTTGGCTGCTCTGGTAGATGTGACTTTTGCACACCACACGCAACAAAAATTTGAGCTGTGTGAGTTGTGACTGCTTTGTATATATTACTGTAGGACGCTGACAGTACCAACACCTCTTGTTTATAGTTTCAACTGTATAGAGATTGTTAACACTCTGAGCAGGAATTTCAAATTCTTCTATAGAAATATATGCAACACACTTGTAGGTATTGTATACATCAATACTGTTATAATTCATTCCCATTCGACAGTAAAGTATTTTAGGAATCACTGAATATTTGTAAAGCTTTAGTGCATTTCAACTGCAATGTTTATTTATCAAGTTGCAAGACAATGCCATATCCTCTATTATTTACCTATTCACAAGAGCTGCTATTGTTTATTTTTTATGTAGAGTCGGTTCGTATATTTTTATATGCAGGTTTATAAGGTGAACAATCAATCTGAAATGCAGGCAAATATTTCATTAACAAATCTGCTTTCCTTTGAGCCTGGAACAACAAATACTTTGTAAATTCTAACTTCTCTCCATCTGCAGAGAGGAGCAAGAAAGATGAATATTTACCTTCCCATGGAACACAAATATTTTGTAAATAGAAATTCTGATAGACATTTGAAATCTACAGGAAATTGATTATTCCACAGCTTAGTTGAGTTCTTCATTGTTGTTAAGGTTAGTAAAGAATGTTCACTTTATTCTTGTGTGAGGTATTTGAAGCAGTGAGTGTTATCTGAATTGGCATGGCAATCTTCTCCGATGATTAAAATTTAGTTCCATCGGGTTATTCCACTTTGTTTAGACCACAACAGAGTCCATTTATGTCATTGTGTTTGCCAGGTGGAGGAATAACAGTAGAATTTCCGTTTTACCTATATACACATAGAGGCTCGCCTCTACATCAAGTTGGCTAAATTTGTGACATGTAGGACACATCTAAAGGTTAActattcttcttcttttttcgTGTTTATCTTTAATACCCGCTTGGAATCATTGTCACCTGTACTATTTGCGCACTATATTAGTAGCAGCCTATCCAGTCTATATATAATAGTCTGCCTACACCAACAAAATCAATTCAAGGTGCTTCATATTTTATGTCTCTCTAGCTAAGCTAGAAACAGCAACAACAATATATACATATTCCTACATTTGTATTTTGATGGAAAACTTTTCATCATCCAAATCACAGTCAACAGAATATTGTAGCACCGCGGAGCCTGAGTCTGGGTGGACAGATTACATCGGAGACAAGGTTGCTGATGGTACAGACAGTGATGATTCTTTGACTTCAGACGCCAGATCCTCTTCTCCTCCACCTTCAGGAAGGTTTCATTGCTATAATCAACATTCTGATGATGAACAAGTTCAAGACAAGCTCTGCGCTAAATTTACTTCTTCTGTTAGCAAGAAAATGCAGTTATTTAAAAAACAAATGGTCGCTGGGAAGTCGATCAAGCAGCCATGCAATAGTGTTACAAATATCAATAAACAAGCAAGTCACGACGATAATCAAGAAAAAGAAGATGATAACGATGGTGATGAGCAGCTTATGGAATATCAGCAGCCATATAGGACTACTGTCTGTTCTACAACCGACGCTTATAACTGTAGAACACAGAATCCCTAGTAGCTTACTTCTGCATGCCTGCAGTCTGCAGATATATTGTGTGACTCATGTTTCTCTATTCTAAATTGAGTGTTTGCACTGTACTATCTGTGTGTTGCATGTGCACATGCATATCAATTATCAACATACATACTATATACTTTAAGTTTTCTTAAtaaatttgtattttaaattTCTTAAAAAGTGAAAAGTTGCACCTGAAAACTAATTATCTTCTATGCTTAATACTTGATTGTTTGAAAAAGCTAATCATCTTATACACTTGGTGCTAATTTTTTCTAAAAACTAATCAGAGTACTTGATTAAGTGATTAACACACCTCACCTGCTGCAAATAATTAAGCTTATCAATTCATTCTATTAGAGACCGTTAACGGTCTAGTTTGCAGATTAGTGGTTATGGATCAAAGCTGCTTTCACTAATGGTACAATTAGCACTAAACACTAAAAAAATTGTCCAAGTGGATTTATATGTAGATTAAGACGTGATTAATATATTTATTAGGTTTCTAATTTTTCTTAAGCGCGACATTCTGGTTCCTTTGTCTAAGTTGAAGTGGCAAAGGGCACATATCAGCGTTGTTATCTGCTTCTCTTATACAAGTAGACAAGCTTCAACAATATGTCTAATTGAAGTCCTCTTTAGTTAATAATTTTTCATCAGTTggaaactaattttatttaatatcaTCCTAAATGAACAGTCAAGCATTCAAGTGTTGAATTGCTATAATTTGATTTGTTTGTTACTTGGCAAAGTTTCTTTTCATAAAAATACtctttcaaaaaatttaaaatttttgaactcTTTCGCAAACATAGTGTGCATGTTTGTAATATGAGGTGAGCTACTTAAATAAGCCAAAAGCTTAATTAATCACTTGCGTTTAAGTGAAAAGTAACTTATTTTAAGATATCTCAAACGGCAGATGCGAAACTTGAATTCCACTTTCCAATCTTAAAATGTTCTGTTCATCTTGGTTAGAGTTGAATGAACTCGTGTTTGATTTTTTTATCTATCCATGTAAAAAATAATGTTTGCATTAGGACTTGTTTTCATGAGCACTGTTATGCAGACGTGATGACAAGGAACGTGTCTTTTTCATTCATAATTCTCTGCTAAAAAGAAGTTGAAAGCCTTCCTACCACACATAAGATGGTGCAGGCCGGTGATGCATGCATGTATATATTATTTTACTAATGACATGATGTTTGACAGATTACATTACAGGTCTCTATCTAATCTTAAATTTAGTGAAACATAGTGATTGAAATTACACATTACAAAGATCATTTCGTTTTGATTTGCATTAACAAGATGTTAATTTAGATTTTAAACAACAATATCAAGGAAGTAAGGAACCATATGCAAGGGTCACTCTCCTGGTGCTTGTTTAAGCAGATAATAAGTTAAGCAAAGCGATTTAGTAATGCAGACAGGATAATGGATGATTAAGAATACTTAATCATCCCTTAATTACATTCTGAACTTATCTTAATTTTGTCCCCTAATATATAGCTAGGCATGCTGAGAGTTGGCAAATTGCCTATCAATAATGTAAATTGACCATCACACCATGCCTCCCGACTTTCCTCTTGTTATGTTTAGTTTATTTACTTTGACAAATCCAACACACATGCACATCTAATTGTAATTGTTTTGTATTCCAGGTATTTAGGTAAAGCGATAATCA from Apium graveolens cultivar Ventura chromosome 5, ASM990537v1, whole genome shotgun sequence includes the following:
- the LOC141725002 gene encoding uncharacterized protein LOC141725002 isoform X2 → MLTFTYSRSEMVHDALFVLSNMKKLKIRASILTYNSLLYNLRHFDIMWGIYNEITDGKVHPSEQTDSIITDGLWRQSLFQEAVEFLRETDRKDTRTNVVSFNILMSGFSKLGYVDISKCFFCLMFKCGLLPDAYSYNILIHGLCVAGSIEEALEFANDMENHGVESDLVTHNIIVKGFRLLGMMGGAGKILQRMLQKGLNPDIVTYNILVCGHCEVGNVDEGLKLHEEMLSQGMRLSNVSYSFLLRSLCKSGRVAEGLGLFYRLDNVFLKPDHMIYSILVHGLCKQGEVERAIQLYQQMCMKRVSPKAFAQRSILWTLCEKGSITEARNFFDRIINCEFVDDIILYNMMIHRYAKVGAIQETTQLYMKLLEKQIAPSLVTFNSIIYGFCKAGIVADARRWLGIIKVRGLIPNAITYTTLMNAFCEEGNTQAMFELLGDMEARDVLPTHVTYTVIMKGLCKQKKLQFSVRLLKQMFSKGLPPDEIAYNTVIQSFCEAQLLKISILLHNQMFLHNLKPSYVTYNILIDGICRYGNLRNADELLSSLQDQDFQLSKVAYTTLIKAHCAKGDVHKAVILFSKMMDMGFEISIRDYSAVINRLCKNCLTKDAKLFIRAMIYNGVSLDHQVCSVVLRSFDHVGDTNSICELLPYMMKCGLLPV
- the LOC141725002 gene encoding uncharacterized protein LOC141725002 isoform X1, encoding MLLPIHHSRLFRHISKPLFLNFFKNPSFYFTTPSFSVAAALKFAGDGADGEKIDNFSHPSDDTVFGLMSSLSFFGPRRFLGDNKFKDLILSLNSAQVDRIVDYLMTENPGCAVEFYYLLKNEYGFRVSKPCVFAVFHVLAGMRRLRELRKLMNELVRDEGSDSAPSLCELLWMFRDWDSNGLVWDMLTFTYSRSEMVHDALFVLSNMKKLKIRASILTYNSLLYNLRHFDIMWGIYNEITDGKVHPSEQTDSIITDGLWRQSLFQEAVEFLRETDRKDTRTNVVSFNILMSGFSKLGYVDISKCFFCLMFKCGLLPDAYSYNILIHGLCVAGSIEEALEFANDMENHGVESDLVTHNIIVKGFRLLGMMGGAGKILQRMLQKGLNPDIVTYNILVCGHCEVGNVDEGLKLHEEMLSQGMRLSNVSYSFLLRSLCKSGRVAEGLGLFYRLDNVFLKPDHMIYSILVHGLCKQGEVERAIQLYQQMCMKRVSPKAFAQRSILWTLCEKGSITEARNFFDRIINCEFVDDIILYNMMIHRYAKVGAIQETTQLYMKLLEKQIAPSLVTFNSIIYGFCKAGIVADARRWLGIIKVRGLIPNAITYTTLMNAFCEEGNTQAMFELLGDMEARDVLPTHVTYTVIMKGLCKQKKLQFSVRLLKQMFSKGLPPDEIAYNTVIQSFCEAQLLKISILLHNQMFLHNLKPSYVTYNILIDGICRYGNLRNADELLSSLQDQDFQLSKVAYTTLIKAHCAKGDVHKAVILFSKMMDMGFEISIRDYSAVINRLCKNCLTKDAKLFIRAMIYNGVSLDHQVCSVVLRSFDHVGDTNSICELLPYMMKCGLLPV